CAATAGAAATCATTGCAAAAATTGACTAAAACTCAGAAATATTCCTTTTGTATGCatgtaaaaaaatacagacactttttttttcaggaggtaacagggattgaacccaggactttgtacatggggagaaggcactcaaccactgagctccctACAGACACTCTTAAAGGATCTTCCCTACATCTATCAAAACAAATTTAAGATCTTTGCAAAAATATTGAGCCTTTGTTTGTAACAAACCGGAGCCataatttaagaatatttttattaaaatttatttaatgttgaaaatacacaaaaagatCTTGATTGCACTTTTTAAAGCCTAACTTACCTTATATGTattccagaatttctgtttgaggtCCAAAAATATGTCATCCTTTCCCTGGAGTATACTCATACCTATTGCAAAAAAAGAGACcaaaagacttttaaaagatTCACTGGGAAGGTTATTGTTTAACAGTTCATGTTCAAGTTTAATCATTACTACCTATCACCACTATCTCCCTTCTGACCCTACAGTGAAAAGAGAACATAACTTCCATTCTAAAACTATGTAAAACTTTAAAGGAATGATACATACAGAGTGAGAATAGCAAGGTATAAAATTATAGAAtgactctttttaaaaagctgttagaGAATTCACAAAACAACAGTTTAAGATACTGGGACTggagatttttctcttctctaacttcaaaaaaaatttttttaggaggtactggggattgaacctaggaccttgtacatgggaagcaggtgctcaaccactgaactatatccactccccaacgAGAAATGGTTTTttccgtttgtttgttttttaggaggtattggggatcgaACCCCGGACTTTGTACATGGGTAGCAGACGCTTACCCACTTgggctacatccgctccccccaAACGttttgtgaaatttttaaaattaaaaagcttcAGTTTTATCCTTTGAAAATAAAGGCTGATGCACTCTCGGTATTCTGGCAACCACGAATTTCCcatcacaaaattttaaaaaaattaagatgaaagaaaaaacaatttccCATCAGTATTATTCTACTCAGAGTTCAAAAGTAGAGTACCAGCTCAGCCTTcctaaaaacactttgaaaacgCTGGGCTTCAACATCCCTGAAGAGAAGGTCACGGAGCAAGGACAAAACCCTCCTATTTTAAGAAGGATGTAAAAATGAGGTGGCTTTGAAAATTCTCCCCGCATCGTACTGGGAGGAAGGGAAAATAAGGGCGATTCTTACAAGCAGACTCATAAAAAAAAAACGCTACCAATCAAAGGTGATAATATATTCCACTTAGCAGCATTAATTAAGGGTGAAGCCTCTTGTGTGCCTTATTTCATGTGCCCTTCCTAGCCATCCTACAAAATGGGTAGTTACAGCAGAGGAAAGGAGCTCAGGTAAGTTACTAGCAGGTGGAGACCTGCCCAGGGGTCTGATTCCTGAACAGGTAATTCTAAATCACCATTACTACACTGGCTCCCCGAAGTGGTCCTGGCACAAATGCTCCCCCGGTTCATGCAATTTCCAAGTCTTTTGAGCCTTAAAGAAACGTCCAATGCACCCCCTCCCACCTTCCCCCTTTGTTTCAAAAGGGGAGAGGGAACCTGGGCCAGAAATCTGAAAAGCAAAACCAAAGCAGCAATTGGAGCAAGAATCTGCTTCAGGAGCCTCAAGCCGGAAGCACAGGCCTCTTCCAGCCCCTGCTACTGCAGCGCTTTCAGGTTCCAGGCACACTGACAACACCGTCACCATTAGAGTGTCGTGGTAATGGCGCAGAAcatgggttctgttgactttcggAAGTCACTTAACTCCTGcgaacttcagtttcctcctccTTAACTTGGGAATAATAAGAGTACCTGCCACACTGCATTGTTTGAAAATTAAATGGGAATCTGGTCTAGACAGTCCCAGCTCCCAAATCCGTCACCAATTTCAAGGCCACTGTGTGCACATTCAGTCCCCAAGTCACACCCTATGACCAGGCACTATTTTCTAATAAGGGGgactcccccccgccccctttatttttaaagacgttctagattacagaaaagttacacagaaaatatttgggattctcatataccccaccccccctcccattTTCCCTCATTAATAACATATTTACttagtgtgtacatttgttacaattgatgaacacatacagAACCATGCCTATAGTTTACACTACAGTttgcactttgcactgtacactttcacaggttttgacaaaatgcataatggcctgtacccgtcattgcaatatcatgcagtacaattccaatgtccccaaaatgccattACACccatccttccctctccctcccctcagaacctccagcagGGCTTTCTGATAAGAGGAGCGGGCCCTGCCCTCGGGCTCCCATCCTCCGGACCCTCCTGAACCCGCCAGCCCCGTGCTTTGACCAGGACTGCCGCGGGGAACCAGGTCCTTCAAGTTTTCTGCGGGGTTTATGGGACACCCAGAACTATGCTGCTATGGGGTTGAGAGGTGGGTCCTCGACATCCCCGTGGGACTTTTTCTGGATTAAATGGTGGCGCCCCAGCCCTCGACCCTGCCCCCATTTCCGGCCTAAGCCCCAGACGCCCCTGCATCCCCGTCCCGACCCCGGTCCTGGTCCCCTGGGCCACTGGCCCTCGGACCCCCTAACCTTCTGAACCCCGGACGGCCTGACCCCCGGCCCCTCCCGCCACCGGCTCCCCAACTTCGCCCTCTCAGCCCCGGCCAAGAGTCGCCGTCCCGGTGCCCGCCCGGGTCCCTAGACCCCCTGCCCCTGCAGGGACCCCTCCAGTCCCGAGTCTCTGACCCCCTCACCGGCATAGAAGGCGGAGACAGCGACCGGCGCGCCGAGCGTCTGGTCGCACAGCACCTTGGCCAGGACGGCGCGCGGCGCACGGCCGGGCAGCGCGCGCTCCAGCAGGCGCAGCCACACGTAGTTGAAGTTGGCGTGGAAGGCCACAGCCACGGTGGCCACGCACCGCGTCTGGCGCCAGTCGGCGCGGCCGCCCTGCAGCCGCTGCTGCAGCGCGTCGCCGCCCGAGAAGAGCGCGGCGTAGAGCAGCACGTTCGTGGGCCACGGGTAGCGCTGGGCCGCGCGCGGCAGCGCCCGCCACCAGCCCGCCATGCCCGCGCGCCCCGGGCGCCCGCCAGCCTCGGCGCAGCACCACGGGCTGGCCCGCGCGCCCCAGCCGGCGGGCGAGCCCCGGGCAGCACCGCCGTCGGGGCCACGCCCGCGCGCCGCCCCGGCGCCCGCACCGCCTCCTCCACGCTCTCCGCCCGCTCCCCGCCGCCCGCACCGCCTCCTCCACGCTCTCCTTCTGCTCCCCGCCGCCTCCACCTGCAGCTCCTGACGCTCGAGAGCGATTGGGCGCCCTGCGCACGCCCAGTCCTCGCGGCCCAATCCCGGGGCCTCTGCGGCGGGGGGAGCGGTTGAAAAGGGGCCGGTTCACGCAAAGCGTGCCTCTGTGCATATGCAGTATCCAGAACAAGCAAATCCGTGGGGACAGGAGGTAGGTTAGTGGTTGCTAGGGACAGGGAGAAGGGGTGATGGGGAGTGAGTGCGTACTGGTACCGGGTTCCTTTTTCCGGGCGTGGTGAAAATGTCCTGGAATTACCGGTGACACACTACCTTGTGAACACACTAAAAACTACGGAGACATACACTAGGAAATGGTGACTTTttttggtatgtgaattatagctcaattttttaaaaaaaggatatcaAAACTCAGTTACCGAAATGGTGATGTATTTTAAACATCTGCGTGCGAGGAATTTGCGCTTTCAACACCCACAGTACTCTGGCTTGGAAGCTCAAAAGTTAAAACCTTATGAGGTGGAGACCAATAGACCCACGACCTTCTCCCCTTCAGAGTTTGTGCCGCAGTGAACATCGTCTCCCCAAACATATGCTGGGCTCCTAGGCACTGCCCcagaagcaggggcagggggaCAGGGGATCCCAACAGACAGAAACTCTGGCCTCATAAAACTGTTATTCCTTGCTTCTTTCCATGCCTTTCCCCCCTTCCTTTCATCATATTCAACCCCattcttctctcattctctctcttcttttggtTTGCTCTATTAcattccattttcaaattttttaatttttaacttttcatttagAAACAATTTCAGGCTGACaaaaaagttgtaaaaatagtacaaggttcccatataccctttacCCAAGTATCTCCATATTGACATTTATACAACCATAGTACAATTACCAAAGCCAAGAAATCAGCAATGATGCAATATTATTACTTAATCTATAGTGCTTATTCAAATTATTGCCAATTGGCTCAGCATCCCATCTTGAATCACATTGCATcgcattgcatttagttgtcctACTTCCTTAGTTTTCTCCAAGGGATAGCAGCCAGTTATTTTTCAATTTGTCCCTCAATTTGCCAGCCCCATTCTCTTTAAATCTTGGAACTCTGCCTGTTTGTATGTTCTTTGAATCTTTCTATCTGCCCCATTTGCCAATTTCTATCCCTCTCTCAACTTTGATAGAAAAGAATCTGTATTTTTGCCTTTTCctgcttctagaggctgcctccATTCCTTGGCCCATAGTTCCattctccatcttcaaagtcagcagtGTAGCATCTTCCAATCTCTCTCTGCTTGCCTTTATCTGACTCTGCCTTGATTGCTTTGTCAGTTGGCCCCAGCACCCCATCTTGAATTACATTGCCATTGCATTGAGTTGTCCTACCTCAAGataacccaggataatctccccattttcaaacccttaatttaatcacatctgcataGTCTCTTTTGCCATGCAAGGtgacatattcacaggttctgggaatAAGGACAAGCCATCTTTGGAGGGTCATTTATTCAGCCTACTATACTCCTCTTTACCTAGGCTTCCTTCTCTGCACTCCTTTTGGTCCCCCCTAATAGCAGTTGGTCTTGTCAGCTGAAATCAAGCCAACCACCCATTTCTCAATACATGTGGATTAGGACCATCTGC
Above is a window of Dasypus novemcinctus isolate mDasNov1 chromosome 23, mDasNov1.1.hap2, whole genome shotgun sequence DNA encoding:
- the MPV17L gene encoding mpv17-like protein; the encoded protein is MAGWWRALPRAAQRYPWPTNVLLYAALFSGGDALQQRLQGGRADWRQTRCVATVAVAFHANFNYVWLRLLERALPGRAPRAVLAKVLCDQTLGAPVAVSAFYAGMSILQGKDDIFLDLKQKFWNTYKSGLMYWPFVQLTNFSFVPVHWRTAYTGLCGFLWATFLCFSQQNGDGTLKSAFTFLRRKASAAERPPEK